From a region of the Pecten maximus chromosome 18, xPecMax1.1, whole genome shotgun sequence genome:
- the LOC117316412 gene encoding peroxisomal acyl-coenzyme A oxidase 1-like — protein sequence MASAGDTGTMAMNPDLAKERRNARFHVEDLTNFIYHGPERVKRKRYIQNIALQEPVVKNSKPSAFRTREEEYELSLTKQLHVLRRQKELGITDEVDKFYYNEATSPNENNPLGLHFGMFIPTIEKHGTEEQKKKFLQPAKDLKIWGTYVQTELGHGTFIRGLETTATFDPKTQEFVMNTPTLSSTKYWPGNLGKTVNYCIIMAQLYTQGKCHGIHMFLCPLRDLSTHQSLPGVELGDIGPKFGYSGNDNGYLRLNNFRIPYDHMLMRYSKVLKDGTYLKPENTKLSYGSMVMIRAGIVGSVSRALAQACVIAIRYSAVRRQTEVSPGGPEAQIIDYQTQQYKLFPLLATAYAFYFAGQAVQSSFLRISKEIEAGNLQQMPVLHALSAGLKAFSSWGCSAGVEVCRMSCGGHGYSLASGLPKIYTNIVPACTYEGENSVMMLQTARYLFKCALRVQKGEKLPDLVSYLSMDLSKKSCMTSDVALGCLVEAYQHRAARLTKVATAAVQRYMNDGKSPTAAFNMASTQMTWAAKAHCHQYVVKVFVNTVTEAKIQDNTKAALTTLCKLYAVNGIMENLGEFLQDQFFNSDQVNILTSKLMTLLSDVRPDAVALVDAFDYHDSVLESCLGRYDGNVYYALYQYAKSSPLNEKDVLDSFHKYIKPMRDEQASSPLSAKL from the exons ATGGCGTCTGCCGGTGATACAGGAACGATGGCTATGAATCCCGATCTTGCCAAAGAACGTCGAAATGCCAGGTTCCACGTGGAGGATCTGACCAATTTCATATACCACGGACCGGAGAGAGTGAAGAGGAAGCGTTATATAC agAACATTGCCCTACAGGAGCCCGTGGTGAAGAATAGTAAGCCCTCAGCATTTAGAACTCGAGAGGAAGAATATGAACTCTCGCTTACTAAACAGCTCCATGTCCTCAGGCGCCAGAAAGAGCTTGGTATTACTGATGAAGTTGACAAGTTTTACTATAATGA AGCTACATCTCCTAATGAGAATAACCCTCTTGGCCTTCACTTCGGCATGTTCATTCCGACTATTGAGAAGCATGGCACTGaggaacagaaaaaaaaatttctccAGCCAGCAAAGGACCTGAAAATCTGGGGAACCTATGTACAGACGGAACTTGGACATG GAACATTTATCAGAGGTCTAGAGACAACAGCGACCTTTGACCCCAAAACCCAGGAGTTTGTCATGAACACACCTACTCTTTCATCAACCAAGTACTGGCCAGGAAATT TGGGAAAGACTGTCAACTACTGTATCATTATGGCGCAGCTGTATACCCAGGGGAAATGCCACGGGATACACATGTTCTTGTGTCCCCTCAGGGACCTCAGCACCCACCAGTCACTCCCAG GAGTGGAATTAGGAGATATTGGACCAAAGTTTGGATACAGTGGAAATGACAATGGTTACCTCCGTCTGAATAACTTCAGAATCCCGTACGACCACATGTTGATGAGATATTCAAAG GTACTGAAAGATGGGACTTACTTGAAACCAGAAAACACCAAGCTGTCTTACGGATCTATGGTAATGATACGGGCAGGCATTGTTGGTTCTGTATCTCGGGCACTGGCTCAGGCCTGTGTCATCGCTATCAGATATAGTGCTGTTCGAAGACAGACAGAGGTCTCGCCAGG AGGTCCTGAGGCCCAGATCATAGATTACCAGACCCAACAGTACAAGTTATTCCCCCTGTTGGCTACAGCGTACGCCTTCTACTTCGCTGGACAGGCAGTGCAGAGCAGTTTCTTACGGATCTCCAAGGAGATAGAAGCTGGAAATCTTCAACAGATGCCCGTG TTACATGCTCTGTCAGCTGGCTTGAAAGCGTTCAGTTCCTGGGGATGTTCAGCAGGAGTTGAAGTGTGCCGTATGTCATGTGGTGGTCATGGTTATTCGTTGGCCAGTGGGCTTCCGAAGATCTACACAAATATTGTCCCTGCCTGCACTTATGAGGGCGAGAACTCTGTCATGATGCTTCAGACTGCCAG ATATCTGTTTAAGTGTGCGTTGAGGGTGCAAAAGGGAGAAAAACTTCCTGACCTTGTCTCCTACCTCAGTATGGACTTGTCAAAAAAGTCATGCATGACATCTGATGTCGCACTTGGCTGCCTGGTCGAGGCATATCAACACAGGGCTGCAAGACTGACCAAAGTGGCCACAGCAGCCGTACAAAGATACATGAACGACGGCAAAAGTCCTACAGCGGCATTTAATATGGCGTCCACTCAAATGACTTGGGCAGCCAAGGCACACTGCCACCAATATGTCGTCAAGGTATTTGTAAACACAGTTACCGAGGCCAAGATTCAAGACAACACAAAGGCCGCACTGACCACTCTGTGTAAACTGTATGCTGTTAATGGGATCATGGAAAACCTGGGTGAATTTTTGCAG gaTCAATTTTTTAACTCTGATCAGGTCAATATCCTCACCAGTAAACTTATGACACTTTTGTCTGATGTACGACCAGATGCTGTGGCTTTAGTTGATGCATTTGACTACCATGACAGCGTCCTTGAATCTTGCCTGGGACGATATGACGGAAATGTGTATTATGCCCTCTATCAGTATGCTAAGTCATCACCACTGAATGAAAaagat GTGCTTGACTCATTCCACAAATATATCAAGCCGATGAGAGATGAACAGGCAAGTTCACCCCTCTCAGCAAAACTGTAA